In Cryptomeria japonica chromosome 5, Sugi_1.0, whole genome shotgun sequence, the genomic window attatgatgattataATTGTTCTCCCTCACACAAGTTATGTACCTATCATGATAGCTAATAAACTTATTTGCTTCATGCACCGCACATTTTTCAGTTACGAggtatttttttggttttataatTGGAACTACTTTGCACTCTCCATATGAATGGAAAATGACTCAGGTTTGTGGTGGAAAGATGACCGCTGAAGCTAAACAGAAATTCGCATTAAATTGCAATCTTTATACATAATAAGCTGTCTCAAAAAAAATTAAACcgtaaaattctccaaaaattaaAGCATTCACTAGGAAAACGAATGTACCAACTTAAACTAATCCAAAAAGTGCCAGGACATTTATATCTCTAAAACAAAATGGGCAATCTCCAATTTTAACAAAACTGTAAGAATCCTACAAACATAAAAGCACTTGCGAGAAAAACGACCATGCCCACTTAAGTTAATAAGAAAAATGCCATGACATTTCAGTCGCTAAAACATTGTAGGCGTTCTCAACATTTGCCATTCCAGTAAAAAATTTAAAAACGTATGCACCCAATACAAAATCAAATACACCCACTTAAGCTAAAACAAATTTTTCATATGTCTATGTCGTTAATGAATATGTTATACCTTATCGTTAATGCTACTGTAAGATTTTTGCGATTTACGTTGTATCCCAGCACGTCCCCCTTCTTTTGACATTTGAATCTCTTAAACATTATGGATGTTCTCAGAACATGCCAAAAAATAAATCTCTTAAAAAAAATACACCCAATACAAAAACAAACACACCTACTTAACCTCGAGCTTAAAACGAAAAAAAAATACGCACCAAGCGAGGCAAGACTCTGCCCTTCTCCACAATAACTTCAGAATCAGAAGCAGAACGAACCTCAATATCATATATTCTTGACCGAAAAAAACTCTCGCCCATTTTCCTTAACAGATTCCTAATCTGCTTAGTTTCCACAGAAATAAGCCTCTTGTTCCCACCTTGCTGCCCATTCTCACATTCAAAAATAATACTGGGAATCCTTCCTGCTTTCCTGAGCTGTACGGCTGCATGTCTCTTTGTTTTGGCCCTGGGAAGAGCCCTTATGATCTCTGCAAATTTCGGGTCTGGTTTTGGGTATTCATCTTTCACTTCAAGATTAAAGTGATCTTCTTCCACGTCTGCCAATGCTGCAGACGAAAATGGGACTCTATCAAGGGCAATTTGAATCCTTGCATATCTCTGTACAATTGATTTGAATAAGGTTACAGTATTGTACCGCCTACCCAacattggttagaattcaaggtaTCCTGAAATTCAAATGACAAACAGAAAGAATAGGATTGAAGATTTTTGctaggtgttttcagtttgctTTTTTCAATTATTTCGTCTATGCGCAGTTTTCTGTTGCTGTGAATAGTTTGCAGCAGCAAGTGTAAAAACGTGTGTCTCGGTGCAAAttggttttttttctttttaagtgggattttaaaatatcaaaatttgGTATGTATTTTATTTACCTTCATATGATCGAATCCGTTAACGAAACTTAGTACCCAGCAATAATAATTGATGGTTCAATTTTGAAGTATGTTTAATTAAATTTCAAATGAGTCAATGGgcttggtctattggtgaagttgaatgttTCCAAATTAGCTCATCAAGATCAAGTCTTTTTTAGTGCAAGGCTCAAACATCATTAGGGATGGGGTTGAGATTGTGCCTTGGAGTAATTTGTGTTGCTTGTGTTTTAATTTTTTATCCATTATTACAACATTAATATGTTTAATTAAAATGTGTGTATAAttgtatttatatttaatataaaataaattatattaatgtaATATAACTTGAATGGTAAACTAGTATAGGTATTGGCAAATTTTCATATATGTTGAATGTATTTTAAATTAATGGTGATTTGTGATATGTTTGAATATATTATTATTCAAAAAAATCAGCATTCGTTTATTGTAACATTAAGTTACACAACTTTATTGTTTAATTTCTTTGTAAccaaatcatttttttgggaggCGCGATGTCGTTTCGAGTCACCCCATGGGCTAGGGTTTCTTCTTCCCCTAGTTGAGAGGCGCGAAGCTGGGCGTCTATAGCGAAGGGGGGTAGGTTTCATTCCCGTCTAGGCGTGGAGTCAACAAGCAGATCGGCAGCGGTTCTAAACCAAGATCGATTCGCTGCTCGGGATGAAGGTTTCAGGATTTTGGTTTTCATTCCCGCTCTCGGCTCATTGCAGAGAATGCTCAATGGGTGGGGGGAAGTGTTAGGCGAGCGTTGGTTCAAAGGGATTCCCATCAACCGTCAGGAGGTGTGTCTCGTAGCACAGGTAACCCGACCATTGTTGCTACGTCTTTGGTCCCCACGGCCAAATCTGCTTTCGTTATTCTATCGGAGGAGGTTGAGAAGGAAGTTGAGCATAATGAAGTGGTTTTTCAGAGTTAGGGCTTATTGGGCGCTTTATCGGCAGATGGTCGAGTCTTGGTGAGTTGCACAAATGGATCTCAATTAATTGGGAACccttgatggaggattatgtgtaGATTTACCCACATGCTCGTGGCTTTTTCGTTGTGGTTTTCCAAAGTGTGGCAGACAGAAACAAAGTCCTCGGCGATGGTCAATGGAGTTGGGAGGACAAACACATGTTGATGCTGAAATCGTGGCATCCAGCCTTCAACCCTGAATCAGAGTCGTTCGATCAAACTCTTATTTGGATCGGACTTCCAAACCTTCCAATGCAGTATTGGTTTGACTCCTATTTTGAAGTTGTTGGGAACTCCTTAAGTACATTTTTAATGACCGATGATGACTATTTAAATTTGTTGCATACTACTTTCGCTcgtttgttggttgtggtggatgTTTCCATGGGCCTGCCTTCTGAAAATTTTATTACATCCTCCAGAGGGAATTGGCTTCAATCTGTGGATTATGAAGGGATTCCTTTCAGATGTAGGATATGTTTTAAGACTAGGAATAATGTTGATTCTTGCACTAGGCTTAGAGTGAAGCGTACAACATCTTAGTGGAAAGAGGTTACTCCACATTTTTATACGATGGATAAGGAGGTAGGAGATCCATCTCCCCCCCCCCAATTGTGGGGGATCTTTCAAGGGTTAAGGGTTTGGACCCAACTAATATCATGCAAAGTGCAGGCGGAGGTTTGGGTTGTGCAAAAAATGGAGGCTCTCATTTGGGTGGCAGCTCTTCACAGGTTGGTTATGCATCCAGTCAAAAGTTGGTGGGTGTAGTTGTGTCTGAATAGAGGATGGTGGGTGGGTTTGGTTCTCAAGGAGATCATGTTGTAGGTTCTAGGGATGAGTACCATGCGATTTGGAAAGTGGATTGTGTTGGGGTACATAATTTGAAGTTACTGGAGAATGCCCAAGTGGATGGATGGATTGAGATGAAATGGAAGAAAGGTAAGAAGGGTTTGGCTGGGAGTGTCTGTATTGCCCCTTCGCTGAAGGGTGGAGGTGTTCCTGGGGAGGTGGCTCCCTAATTGTAGCCACCACTGGTTTGGGCCAGTTTCAATCCTGGATCTATTAATAAAATGAtcttattaccgaccaaaaaaaaacctttattgtttaatttaattattatctattaCTTAACTTGACAGCGTATTATTATTTTTCTTGTAAGCCTATAAACATTGACCTACATATATGTATTTAAAcatttagtcaaatttatttcTTTAATAGTGAGTATGCATttactttgttttatttttaatgtgaATTCTTTCTTGGGGTAGAGGGGTTTTCTCTTTCTTGTGTTAGAAAAgacattttatttaatttataaaattatttcttaTGAATAAGTCTTTGTTGTGTTATAAAATATactctattacaatttacataaaaagtGAAAGTTTAGGTAAGTTGAAGtttcaaatataataaaattatatagcTTGATTAATTTTTTACAGTTGTTTATCCCTCACTATATCACCCTCTATCTATATTCCTCCATCTCTTTGTCTCCCTCCCCCCAACCCATGATTTTCCCTCTATCCCTCTACCTACCTACCTCCCTCTCCTCCCCATCTTCACTCTATGCCTCTACCTATTTATTCTCTCACTGTATTtccctccctatctctctctcgttgcatctctccctccctctacctttcTCTGTCTCTTTATTTATTTGTCTGCCTTtgtttatctttatctttatctctatggttctcttcctctatctctagacatgtctccctctctctatccatccatcgTTTTCCCTCcctctttccctttcccttttcgTATACCTCTATATCTTCTTTTTTTGCCTCTTTATATCTAACTCTCcttatttatttttccatctcaatctctccctctctctccatataTGTATCTCTTACATCTCTATATATCCCTCTATCATCTCTTTGTCACCCCCTTTCCTTCTCCCTGTTCCCCTCTCCTTCTTGATCttcatctctatctttatcttcctcTCTATTTTAATATCCTTGCCCCTTCTCTCACTCTTCCACCttaatctctccctctctccctaataCAAACATATTTTGAATCTTTTGGTAATTATTATTGATTATCTTTCTAATTCAAAGGTTGTTCATGTTGTTATCCATCTAAGtgaatgcatagttgatttgaagttatcacttctctattgagaccctttttgcacaaacaacatcattttcaaaatgttctaccaattgacctcatgtgccacacaaatgtatgcaaaaaattgaCCTTTTACACCTCTTTGGTGTACCCATTGCATACCAAGGCACAATTGCTAGTAGTAGCTTTATGAATTTTTAattcatgattttgttgtaaatgcCTTCTTCCATCTATGTGTTTCATGTTCAAAGTGATGTTAGTTCAACATCATGATGGAAGTGATGTTCTATTTTGTAAAGCTTAGATTCGGTTCTCATCATCTTAGATGTGAGACTAGTAGATGGGTAGTCTTTAAGAAAAGTGggatgaaaaaaataaattaagaaaagtgagatgaaaatttttattttttttttctaaaataaaggGGTGGTGCAAACCGAATTGCACTTCATATTTGAGTGTACAACATATGAGGATCTTCATACACAATATGAAAATAGTTTGAAGGTAAGCAATCTAAGTGAGCTATTTGAGGAGGCAACTCTTCACAAAACCACAAGTTTCTTGATCAAGATCCACAATAGAAGAACCAATATTGAAAGGAGCTTAAAAATTGTTAACAATGGTACTCTTGGTCCCATAGATTGATGATCTCGTAGATGTCATGAAAACTCATTCATTCATTCTATTGGGAGGATCTTTACTCTACAAGAGATATGTGTCCTTATATGGACTTTTTGTAACTAATCATAATTAAGGTCCGATATGCATTACGCTTATTTATAGAGGTACTTGGTGGCATAAATATGATATAAAGATGAATACTTTATTAAAAGGTTCAAGTGTCCCTTCTTTTTCTATATTTCTAATGGGTAAGAACTCTTCAAAAATTCCATTCGTAATGTAAAGATGAAGTTGTAATACCTTACAATTTGTTTCATTATTTTTTAGTTAGTTTGATTTAGATGTCTATTGTGCAATGATTATCATGTTAGAAAGTATTTTTGCATCTAAGTTGGTAAACTGTTCAATTATTAAACTATTTTGAACCCACATATCTCAAGGTTATGGATTCCATCTACAATTTATCATTTTCTATACTGGTTTGATTATGTGGTGTGACATAAAAACCACTTCATGCAAATTTAGCTCAcgtatttataaattaaaaatttaaaactagaCCCATATTTTCCCTTCTAATTAGTCATTACTCACCAACTCAACAATAACATGTTTCAAATTGCACATCACGGAGTTGTAGAAAAGGATAGACACTAGTTCATATCGATCATTTGGTTAGCAGTTAGGAATCATTGGACGCCTATTATACACATCCTAAGAGAACATTCAAAAAGTATTACATCTAAACAATTTTTTGGCATCTTTCATCTTTTGGGGCTCTCTTAGGATATTCTTCTTGCAACCTTGGGAACTATCAAGCTCTCTCAAAACTCTCAATCCCTAATTCTCTCGATGGCCTCTTCCAGCATTCTTCTTAAAGATCTATTATCCTCTTGGTTTCCTCAAGCCCTGTCTAAGCAATATTGTTCTTGTATTCTCATTGTTATTACTCTCCTTTCATTATTACAGTAGCATTCATTTCTTGGTGTGCTCCTAAGCAATTTGTGATCTTTGCATCCATCTTCTAGGGCCCTCTTAGGATATTCTTTTTGCAACCTTGGGAACTATCAAGCTCTCTTAAAACTCTCAAGCTCTACAACTCTCTATGGCACCCTTCCACCATTCTTCTTAAATATCTCCTATCCACTTGGTTTCCTCGAGCCCTACCTAAGTCATATTGCTCTTGTATGCCTATTGTTGTTGTTATCCTTTCGTTATTATAGTAGAATTCATTTCTTCTTGTACCCCTAAGCAACTTATGATCTTTGCATCCATCTTTTGGAGCACTCTTAGGATATTCTTCTTGCAACCTTGGTAACTATCAAGCTCTCTTAAAACTCTCAATCTCTACCACTCTTTATGGCACTCTTCCAACATTCCTCTTAAATATCTATTATCCTCTTGGTTTCCTCAAGTCCTATCTAACGAATATTGTTCCTATATTCTCATTGTTATTGTTCTCCTTTCGTTATTATAGTAGCATTCATTTCTTGTAAGCAACCTGTGATATTTGCATCTCCTTCCTTTCGTTTAAGTGTACATTATATTTTACATTCATAGATCTAACCATTCTCAAACACAAGGATAACCAAACTCTCATATAATATTTTTAGGTAGACCTATACCTTGGTCATTACCGAGGTAGAATTACCAAAGCAATCATTTAACCTAAAGAAAAATGGCATGTCCCTTTAAATTTCAAAATATTATGGAAAATTAAAATTGTGGCAATGACATGAAGTTGGCAAGGATTTGTTGTCAAATATTCTACTTGAATAAGAGTTGTCAACATTTAGGGATCAAAGATATCACTTCACCTCTCCCAAGGTGGAAGACTGAAAGGAACTTATAGAAGCATTGACGTTCAAAGATTAGAAATAATATTTAAATTGTATCAACATATAAGGGAATACAAAAGTCTAAAACAGTAAAGGAAAGGCTCAAACAATGACTTTGTTAGGGTTTTGGTATAAAGGCTACCAATGGAAGAAGACTCGACTTGGAATTGGGGAAATGGAAAAATTTTAACTTTGACAAGGAATTTTAAAAAGCATCTATGCCAAATCAAGTGGAGTGTGTATAATTTAAATTTGGGGCCTTGCCATCAAAGTGGTATAGGCCAACTAGTCTAATCTATGGGAGGATAGCATACAAATCTAGCAAGACATTTCATTTGTAACCACCCATTGTATAACATTGTATATTTTGACACTTAGTGTTCAAGCAATCTTTTGTGGACAAAAACCCATAGTATAATATGATCAATGGGTGAGATCCCATTGATTTTTACAATTGGAAGACAAAAACTCTTTGCTTTTTAAGGGAATTATCACTCAAGGAGTGTATTGGAGCTTTAGGCTTCCACAATTCAATATGACTATGATTGTATTATTTGTTACAAGCTTGTTAAGTGTTGTTTATTGTTGTAAGATTTAGCTATGAAGGTAGCCACTCGAGATATAGAGGCCTAATGGAAATCACAAGAATAAGAGAAAaataatatgacaagaataaactatattcccaTCAAGAATGTATTAGAATTGATATAAATGTACACAGGAGACCCCTTGGTTCAATAGGAAAAGGTGAAAAATGATAAGGCATAAGATTATGACAATGTATTAATCTTATGGCATGATATATAAAGTGATAAATTATCACCCATCTGAGGTAGAAAAGTGATAGTGTGACAAATCCACTAAAGGTGGACCACCCATCTAAGGTGGAAGAGTGATAACATGATAAAGCCACTAAAGGTGGAAGTTCCACGTGAGGTGGAAAGTGATAATGTGATGAGTCCACTAAAGGTGGCAATGTTATATATGGTCCCTAAGCAAGCTTAAGTGAAAGGTATAATTAGAACCTAAGTGAAGAACTAACAAGGCACAACaatttaattacaccaacaattgtTAATGTAACGATTAATGTAATAATATCGTGATTATAGAAATATGATCATACTCAGTTCATATATTattgttggagtttgattcatCATGTGCAAATCTATGTGATCGTCTATCTGACTTTAAATATTATGATGTATGATTAATTGTTTTAGTTCAAATATAAATAGGTGAAAGTCATTTTCACGTtgcaaatttattattttaattttaaatttagagacagggacattatagtggtatcaaagccaagatATTCTCATCTTATTATACAATTGctcaaaaaatagaagaattggGTTGCACTCATAAATCATTGAAAGATAATGGACATGTTTATGAGGAAGGGAGAAATGATATATTAGAATGAGATTGCTAGGGTTGCAACCAATAAGTCAATGGAATAACCTATACACCCATGACAAGAGGATTAAAGAGTGAGATCTAGTGTTGAATTTGTTATCCTAGATTTGGGCATCCATTGTAACATGTCTTTTGAGGAGTATTATGATATAAAAATAAGAAATGGGTGAAGAAGGAGACGATGTGAGGAGAAGGAACCAAAATAATCATTCTTGAAAGAGAGAGAATTTGAGAGAGTGGAACTTGAAATAATGAAGAGCACAACAAATAAAATCACAAGAGGAGATCAAGAAAAATATTGTGATAGTGcaagaagaaaaatcaaagtcaTAATATGTCATATAGGAAGAACAAGAGGACACCTCAATGATAAAAAGTAGTGAGGTCCATGATTAGCACAAAACTGTCTCTATCGAAGAGCTAGTAATGTGTTTTGAAGATGTGTCAATAATTGCAAATGATGTCGACGAAACATCTACCCAACTTTTAGAGGAATTACAATGTGATCTTGGAAATCCTAATTTAGGAATTTTGAGTCACAAAAATGAGCGTAATAGGGATATCTCAacaatttattatttgaaaaatgataaacATCTTTTATTTCACAACCAAACGTATGCAAATGTTTCatatttgttgtttccttcattgtAATTAAATTCTTGTCGTCATGGAAAGCACACAAAAGAAGGTCATAGAGTAAGAGATACAAATCAAGCATGAGGCATGTGGACTCTTTATTTCAAGTTCTAAGTTAATTTGATGTAAGAAATCTGTTGATAGTTAAAGAGGATAGAAATAGCATTGCTACTACTGAGCCCTCCATTTTTTGTACTAAAATGAAATGAAGTCTATGATCAATTAGATAAGTTTTTTTGTGCATTCTTACAACAATATGAATGATTGAAGTTCACAACTTATAGATCAATCATGGAAAGAAATAACCACTCTCGAAGGTTTTATATTTAATTCTCGTGATAGAATCACCAAAAATGAATCACTTAATGTCAAACTGAAACC contains:
- the LOC131057409 gene encoding uncharacterized protein LOC131057409 isoform X2; the encoded protein is MLGRRYNTVTLFKSIVQRYARIQIALDRVPFSSAALADVEEDHFNLEVKDEYPKPDPKFAEIIRALPRAKTKRHAAVQLRKAGRIPSIIFECENGQQGGNKRLISVETKQIRNLLRKMGESFFRSRIYDIEVRSASDSEVIVEKGRVLPRLVDINRATDEIVNVTFIRAPSDAMLKVDIPLLYRGEDACTGIRKGGYLNTIKRTVKYLCPTDLVPPYIDVDLSELDVGQKILMRDLKVHPFLKLIQQDENAPVCKIMGSRYKAQR
- the LOC131057409 gene encoding uncharacterized protein LOC131057409 isoform X3, translating into MLGRRYNTVTLFKSIVQRYARIQIALDRVPFSSAALADVEEDHFNLEVKDEYPKPDPKFAEIIRALPRAKTKRHAAVQLRKAGRIPSIIFECENGQQGGNKRLISVETKQIRNLLRKMGESFFRSRIYDIEVRSASDSEVIVEKGRVLPRLRFKCQKKGDVLGYNVNRKNLTVALTIRKKNSCSASLYIQCQCNVLCLNIWLTLIEQLMRLLMSHSLEPRQMLCSRLIYLFCIEERMRAQELEKVGILTQ
- the LOC131057409 gene encoding uncharacterized protein LOC131057409 isoform X1, which translates into the protein MLGRRYNTVTLFKSIVQRYARIQIALDRVPFSSAALADVEEDHFNLEVKDEYPKPDPKFAEIIRALPRAKTKRHAAVQLRKAGRIPSIIFECENGQQGGNKRLISVETKQIRNLLRKMGESFFRSRIYDIEVRSASDSEVIVEKGRVLPRLEKKLVLGFFIYPVPVQCSLFEYMVDINRATDEIVNVTFIRAPSDAMLKVDIPLLYRGEDACTGIRKGGYLNTIKRTVKYLCPTDLVPPYIDVDLSELDVGQKILMRDLKVHPFLKLIQQDENAPVCKIMGSRYKAQR
- the LOC131057409 gene encoding uncharacterized protein LOC131057409 isoform X4, with the translated sequence MLGRRYNTVTLFKSIVQRYARIQIALDRVPFSSAALADVEEDHFNLEVKDEYPKPDPKFAEIIRALPRAKTKRHAAVQLRKAGRIPSIIFECENGQQGGNKRLISVETKQIRNLLRKMGESFFRSRIYDIEVRSASDSEVIVEKGRVLPRLRFKCQKKGDVLGYNVNRKNLTVALTIRLTLIEQLMRLLMSHSLEPRQMLCSRLIYLFCIEERMRAQELEKVGILTQ